A window of Hallerella porci genomic DNA:
AAACCCGAAAAAGAAGCCGAAATTATCCGCGAATTTAGTCGCGTTACCGGCGGAACTCTTTGCAAAGAAATTCGCCCGAATCCGAATATGACTTGCAACGACCGAGTCGGACTTGCCGCAGAAATTCTCGAAAATTTGCCGTGAGCTTTGACTTTCACGTTCATATTGCGCGACTCCCCCACGCTGAAGAACTTTCGCAAAAACTCATCGCCCGCGGTTACCAAGCGGTAATCGTCGCCTGCGAAAAGTGGGAATGGGATGCCGTTGAAAATTTGCTTTCGATTTGGAAAGAAAATGCGACACCGTGTTTCGGAATTCACCCGATGATCGCTTCTGCGGAAAAAGAAAATTTTCCCTTTTTGCTACAAAAACTAACAGCCCTTTTAGAAAAATATCCGCAGGCTTTTGTCGGCGAATGCGGACTAGATAAACGTTATCCGGGCTATAAACCGGGCGAAATTCAAGAAGAAATTTTCCAACGCCAAGCGGAACTCGCGCTGCATTTTCAAAGACCTTTAATGATTCATTCTGTCGGCGATACCCGCCGCATTTTAAAGATTCTTGAAAAATTAGGATTTGGCGAAAATTCCCCACCGATTATTTTGCATCGTTTTACTGGTGATGCAGAAATCGTTCAGCGTGCCTTAAAATTTAATGCGCTTTTTTCTCTTCATCGTGATTCTTTCCGCAAAACTTCAACTCGCGAAGCGCTTCCGCTCATTCCCGAAGAAAGAATCCGATTTGAAACGGACGCTTGCTAAGGGAAAAATGAAAAGCTTGGCGCCGACGGCGCAGAGGAAAACGCAAATTTCTAAAGCGGTAAATTTGAGAATTCCTCGTGCGAAGCGCAAACTTCTATTCGAGCGAAAATACAACAGAAGTGACGACGCGGACTTTTTTCATGTGCGGAGCTTTTTCGTCTTCGTTGTCGTCGATGCTAAAAACGCCCTGCACTGCGGAACGGATTTTACCAATTTTACTTTTCGAATCTTTTGCAAATTTTTCGGCAGCTTCGCGGGCATTTTTCGTCGCTTCTTCAATCATCTGCGGTTTAATCGTATTCAGTTTTGTAAATTCATAATGAATCATTCCTTCCTCCAAAACGATTCCCTGCATAGCGAGTTCACCGATTTCAGATTGGATTTTCTTGAATTTTTCCACTTGCGAAGACGAAATGGAAATTGTTGAACTGACGGTATAGCGATTTTCCGGTTTCTTGTTTAAATAAATATCCAAAAAATTATCGCTGACGCTCGGAGAATTCACATTGATATCTTCGCGTGGAATGCTGCGATCCACAAAAAATTTGACAATCTCAGAATCTTTTACGGCGACAGTTTTTAACATTGCAGGCAAATCATTGCCGAGTTCCGTAAAACGCACTCTCCAATTTGCTTTGTTTGCGGGCACAATTTTTTCAGCGAGTCCACGGACCGAAACGGATCTATCGCGGTCACAGGCTTTTTCCACAGCGCTATACAAAATACCGCCAAAAATAATTAACGCTGCCGACAAAATGAGAGATTCTAAAATACGATTTTTCACGAGATTTTCCTCCTTTTGATTACTGATTCTTTTTGCATAAAATAGAAAATAAATTAAAAAATGGCAACGTTTAAACGCTGCCATTTTTATACAATTTTTTGATCAATCTTCGACGATGCAAATTTTTGGAAGCGCGCGGAATTTTTCTGCGTGATCCAAACCGTAGCCGATAACGAAAACGTTTTCCACTTGAAAGCCGAGATAATTGACTTGGAAATCCACCTCGCGGCGGCTCGGTTTATCGAGAAGCGCACAAGTTCTCACCGAAGCGGGACCGAGTTTTTGAATTTCGGCAGAAAGATTTTTGAGGGTGTGCCCCGTGTCAAAAATATCATCGACGATGAGAACGTTTTTATTTTTCACATCAAGAGAATTTAATCCTTCGACAGAAAATGACGAACGTTCGGTGCCGTTTCCGTAGCTGCGCGCTTTGACAAATTGAATTTGCATCTCGGGAAAATTTAACGCCCGAGCGAGATCTGCGACAAAAATAAAGGCGCCCGTCAACGCCCCGACAAGGACATCGACGTGCCCGTCTGCAGAAATTTCTTTCGCCAATTCAGCGGTGCGCTTCTGCAAACATTCTTCGGAAATGAGAGTTTTTATTGCCATTTCAGTCTTACTTGTAAAGTAAATTGACGCCGCAGAAAATCGCACGCATATTCGCTTTGAGCGTATCGCTCGAAACGCCGCGACCTTCGACTTCTTTTTCGCCCGATTTCAACACAATGCGACTTAATCCGCGACCCGCCCACAATTTATCCTTTTCCGGAACGACGAGCTGACGATATTTGACGAGTTCCACCGGCATTCCGATTTCACGCATGAGCATAATCGCTGCTTCGATTGGACCTTCGGCGGTGACCGATTTTACAAGCGCTTCGCCGTCTTTTTTGAAATGGAAAATGAAGCGGTTTTCGTCTGGGATGACTTCGATATTGTTGAAAATCAAACGGCCGTTGACATTCACGAGTTGATCGCGGAAAACGTCCAAGACGCGTTCTGCAGAAAGTTCGCCTTCTTTTTCGCTAATCGATTTTAAAATCGGCTGCAATTCCGATGCTTCGGCGAGCGATAATTTATAACCGAATTTCGTGATGATTTCGTAAACCGCTGTGCGTCCGCTCTGACTTGTAAAGCTTAACGAATCGTTCTGATTTCGGCCGATCATCGCATAATCGATTGGACGATAAGCGCCTTTCTTCATGCCTTTGGTTTTGCTTGCGCCGTCTTGATGGATGCCGCTGCGGTGCACGATAGCTTCGGCGCCGATTAACGGAGCACGACTGTAAATGCTAATTCCCGACCACTGCGAAATGAGAATGGCGGTTTCGTAAATGCGTTCGAGATGCAAATCGACAGGAGTTCCTGAATTTGCGAGAGCGACGACGACTTCGTAAAGGTTCGTGTTGCCGCAGCGTTCGCCGAGTCCGTTTAACGAAACTTCTAACTGGGTTGCGCCCGCATAAAAACTTTCCACCGTTGCCGCAGTCGCCATGCCCAAGTCATTGTGACAATGTACCGAGATGGTGACGTTCTTCGGGAGCGCTTCGTAAACTTGTTTGATTTGGTTGACGTATAAGGCTGGACGATAACGTTCGACTGTATTCGGCAAATTGATTGTCGTAGCGCCCGCTTCGACGACGGCTTTCAATTCGTCGATGACGAAATCCATATTTTCAAGGCAATCGCCGAAATGTTCCACGCTAAATTCGACATCACCGCGGTCACCGACCAAAGACTTCGCCAATTTGACGCAAGAAACGGCACGTTCTTTCACTTGTTCCGGAGTCATGTGGAGCACATATTCCATCGAAAGCGGACTGCCCGCGAGGAAGGTGTGAATGCGCGGATGCGGTGCGTACTGTACCGCTTCCCAGCAGCGTTGAATATCGCTTGGAATGCAACGCGCAAGTCCCGAAACGACGATGCGCTTCGCTTCTTCATTCCCTTCTTCTGCCATTTTGTGGGTGAGCTGCGCCAATTCCTTGCACGATTCAAAATCCATTTCGGAAGATGCCGGGAATCCGACTTCTGCGCCTTGCACGCCGAGTTTTAAAAGTTGCAAATAAACATCTTTCTTCTGCGCATTATTCCACGGATTGGGTAACGCCTGATTGCCATCGCGTAATGTGACGTCGTAAATAAACGGTTTTCTTTCGTTCGATTCCATTTTGATTCTCCTTGCCCGTCATCGACAGCGCAAGCTTTTGAAATTTTCGTTCCAAAAATAACAAAGCCCGCATCGATGTGAAGCGGGCGTTTTTGAAATGAATAGCGTAAAACCTCGCTTCAACTGCGATTGCAAATTAGAAGTAGAAGGTTTAAGCTTTTTGTCATGCCTTGAATATAGAAAAAGAAGAATGAAAAAGCAAGAATATTTTGGAATTATAAATGCGACCAACCCGACGCTTTGACCGTTTCCATTTTTCCTTGCAAATTGAGCATTTCAACTCCTGAGCCTTCGAAAACTTTTCCAATCGCATAAGCGGGAACGCCGTTTTTGCGGAATGTTTCTTCGGAAATCGTCGAGGTAAAAAGCAAGCGATAA
This region includes:
- the hpt gene encoding hypoxanthine phosphoribosyltransferase, whose amino-acid sequence is MAIKTLISEECLQKRTAELAKEISADGHVDVLVGALTGAFIFVADLARALNFPEMQIQFVKARSYGNGTERSSFSVEGLNSLDVKNKNVLIVDDIFDTGHTLKNLSAEIQKLGPASVRTCALLDKPSRREVDFQVNYLGFQVENVFVIGYGLDHAEKFRALPKICIVED
- a CDS encoding TatD family hydrolase: MSFDFHVHIARLPHAEELSQKLIARGYQAVIVACEKWEWDAVENLLSIWKENATPCFGIHPMIASAEKENFPFLLQKLTALLEKYPQAFVGECGLDKRYPGYKPGEIQEEIFQRQAELALHFQRPLMIHSVGDTRRILKILEKLGFGENSPPIILHRFTGDAEIVQRALKFNALFSLHRDSFRKTSTREALPLIPEERIRFETDAC
- a CDS encoding SIMPL domain-containing protein codes for the protein MKNRILESLILSAALIIFGGILYSAVEKACDRDRSVSVRGLAEKIVPANKANWRVRFTELGNDLPAMLKTVAVKDSEIVKFFVDRSIPREDINVNSPSVSDNFLDIYLNKKPENRYTVSSTISISSSQVEKFKKIQSEIGELAMQGIVLEEGMIHYEFTKLNTIKPQMIEEATKNAREAAEKFAKDSKSKIGKIRSAVQGVFSIDDNEDEKAPHMKKVRVVTSVVFSLE
- the leuA2 gene encoding 2-isopropylmalate synthase LeuA2 translates to MESNERKPFIYDVTLRDGNQALPNPWNNAQKKDVYLQLLKLGVQGAEVGFPASSEMDFESCKELAQLTHKMAEEGNEEAKRIVVSGLARCIPSDIQRCWEAVQYAPHPRIHTFLAGSPLSMEYVLHMTPEQVKERAVSCVKLAKSLVGDRGDVEFSVEHFGDCLENMDFVIDELKAVVEAGATTINLPNTVERYRPALYVNQIKQVYEALPKNVTISVHCHNDLGMATAATVESFYAGATQLEVSLNGLGERCGNTNLYEVVVALANSGTPVDLHLERIYETAILISQWSGISIYSRAPLIGAEAIVHRSGIHQDGASKTKGMKKGAYRPIDYAMIGRNQNDSLSFTSQSGRTAVYEIITKFGYKLSLAEASELQPILKSISEKEGELSAERVLDVFRDQLVNVNGRLIFNNIEVIPDENRFIFHFKKDGEALVKSVTAEGPIEAAIMLMREIGMPVELVKYRQLVVPEKDKLWAGRGLSRIVLKSGEKEVEGRGVSSDTLKANMRAIFCGVNLLYK